A genomic stretch from Moraxella nasicaprae includes:
- the ubiG gene encoding bifunctional 2-polyprenyl-6-hydroxyphenol methylase/3-demethylubiquinol 3-O-methyltransferase UbiG, with amino-acid sequence MQHINTPANADFDEIGKFTKLANEWWDRNGAFKSLHDINPLRLNWIEDRVNEHYGSPLVGKSVVDIGCGGGILSHSMAVRGAGVLGVDLGDENLQAAGIHAAKTGMSDKVSFRCVAVEELAKEQPASFDVVTCMEMLEHVPDPSAIIQACFDLLKPGGACVMSTINRNPKSYLFAIVGAEYVLRLLDKGTHDWHKFITPAELDQMAIRAGFERFDMTGLHYNPITKHFWLSNSNVDVNYMMAFTKPAA; translated from the coding sequence ATGCAGCACATCAATACGCCTGCCAATGCTGATTTTGATGAAATCGGTAAATTCACCAAACTTGCCAACGAATGGTGGGATAGAAATGGTGCGTTTAAATCTTTGCACGACATTAATCCATTACGCCTTAACTGGATTGAAGATAGGGTCAATGAGCATTACGGCTCGCCATTGGTGGGCAAATCGGTGGTGGATATTGGCTGTGGTGGCGGTATTTTGTCGCATTCGATGGCGGTGCGTGGTGCTGGTGTGCTGGGTGTGGATTTGGGCGATGAAAATCTGCAAGCGGCTGGTATCCATGCTGCCAAGACAGGAATGAGCGATAAAGTATCGTTTCGTTGTGTGGCGGTTGAGGAGCTTGCCAAAGAACAGCCTGCCAGCTTTGATGTGGTCACTTGCATGGAGATGCTTGAACATGTGCCAGACCCATCAGCCATCATACAGGCGTGTTTTGACCTACTAAAACCAGGTGGTGCGTGCGTGATGAGTACCATCAATCGCAATCCAAAATCGTATCTGTTTGCCATTGTGGGGGCGGAGTATGTGCTACGATTGTTGGATAAAGGCACGCACGATTGGCATAAATTCATCACACCAGCTGAGCTTGACCAGATGGCAATCCGAGCAGGATTTGAGCGATTTGATATGACAGGACTGCATTATAATCCCATCACCAAGCATTTTTGGTTATCAAACAGCAATGTCGATGTCAATTATATGATGGCATTTACCAAGCCTGCTGCATAA
- the panB gene encoding 3-methyl-2-oxobutanoate hydroxymethyltransferase: MTYLAPNHQAPITLSTLAKYKKVGEKFSCLTCYEASFAHLMGQAGIDTILVGDSLGMVVQGQSSTLPVTVADMVYHTQNVARANSHALIMTDLPFMSYATLTDAVANARAVMQAGANVVKIEGGSELAEIVQVLANNGVPTCVHLGLTPQSVNVFGGYKVQGKTDAQAEKLLKDCEILVNAGASMILLECVPASLAKTVTEKFAVPVIGIGAGADTDGQVLVMHDMLGVYTRKPAKFVKDFLKDDGNETGDILGAFVNYHNSVKNGSFPSIEHTF, translated from the coding sequence ATGACCTATCTTGCCCCAAATCATCAAGCCCCCATCACTCTATCCACCCTTGCCAAATACAAAAAGGTAGGCGAAAAATTTAGCTGTTTGACCTGCTATGAGGCAAGTTTTGCTCATCTGATGGGGCAGGCAGGCATTGACACCATTTTGGTGGGCGACAGTCTTGGCATGGTGGTACAAGGACAAAGCTCCACTTTGCCTGTCACGGTTGCCGATATGGTCTATCACACGCAAAATGTCGCAAGGGCAAATAGCCACGCCCTGATTATGACCGATTTGCCCTTTATGAGCTATGCCACCTTGACAGACGCAGTCGCCAACGCCCGTGCGGTCATGCAAGCAGGGGCAAATGTGGTGAAGATTGAAGGCGGTAGTGAGCTTGCCGAAATCGTTCAAGTTTTGGCAAATAATGGCGTGCCCACTTGCGTGCATTTGGGCTTAACCCCCCAATCGGTCAATGTCTTTGGTGGCTACAAGGTACAAGGCAAAACAGACGCACAAGCCGAAAAGCTCTTAAAAGACTGTGAAATATTGGTAAACGCAGGGGCGAGTATGATTTTATTAGAATGTGTGCCTGCTTCCCTTGCCAAAACCGTTACTGAAAAATTTGCCGTGCCTGTTATCGGCATTGGGGCAGGGGCGGACACCGATGGGCAGGTGTTGGTTATGCACGATATGCTAGGCGTTTATACTCGTAAACCTGCCAAATTTGTCAAAGACTTTTTAAAAGATGATGGCAATGAGACAGGCGATATTTTGGGGGCATTTGTCAATTATCACAATTCGGTAAAAAATGGCTCTTTTCCGAGTATAGAGCATACTTTTTAA
- the cysK gene encoding cysteine synthase A, producing the protein MNIANNITDLIGNTPLVELSNLAKDLPARVVVKLEYFNPASSVKDRIALSMIDDAEKSGKINQDTTIVEATSGNTGIGLAMVCAARGYKLVITMPESMSLERRALLRAYGATLILTPAADGMGGAIAKANELAAQDGYFMPRQFDNLANPQVHRETTAEEIWRDTDGLVDIFVSGVGTGGTVTGVGEVLKAKKDSVQVVAVEPSASPVLSGGEKGPHPIQGIGAGFVPSILNTQIYDEIIKIDNDDAFTVARELAAKEGLLVGISSGAAVSAALQLAARPQNAGKLIVVIIPSSGERYLSTALFADLTQ; encoded by the coding sequence ATGAATATCGCTAACAATATCACTGATTTGATTGGTAATACGCCATTGGTCGAATTATCCAACCTAGCCAAAGATTTGCCTGCCCGTGTGGTGGTGAAGCTAGAATATTTTAATCCAGCCAGCTCAGTCAAAGATCGCATTGCTTTATCGATGATTGATGATGCCGAAAAATCAGGCAAAATCAATCAAGACACCACCATCGTTGAGGCGACTTCTGGCAATACAGGCATCGGTCTTGCGATGGTCTGTGCCGCTCGTGGCTACAAACTTGTCATCACCATGCCTGAAAGCATGAGTCTTGAACGCCGTGCCTTGCTTCGTGCTTATGGGGCGACATTGATTCTAACGCCAGCTGCTGACGGCATGGGTGGGGCTATCGCCAAAGCCAATGAGCTGGCTGCCCAAGATGGCTACTTTATGCCTCGCCAGTTTGACAATCTTGCCAATCCGCAAGTACATCGTGAGACGACCGCTGAGGAAATTTGGCGTGATACTGATGGTTTGGTGGATATCTTTGTGTCGGGTGTGGGTACAGGTGGCACGGTGACAGGCGTGGGTGAAGTCCTAAAAGCCAAAAAAGACAGCGTGCAAGTGGTGGCAGTCGAACCATCAGCATCGCCTGTGTTGTCTGGTGGCGAAAAAGGCCCACACCCCATTCAGGGCATTGGGGCAGGCTTTGTGCCATCGATACTAAATACACAAATTTATGATGAAATCATCAAGATTGACAATGATGATGCGTTTACAGTCGCTCGTGAACTGGCGGCAAAAGAGGGTCTGCTGGTGGGTATTTCGTCAGGAGCGGCAGTATCAGCGGCGTTGCAGCTTGCTGCCCGTCCCCAAAATGCTGGCAAACTCATCGTGGTCATCATTCCTTCATCGGGCGAGCGGTATTTGTCCACCGCATTATTTGCTGATTTGACCCAATAA
- a CDS encoding HAD family hydrolase — translation MTSKIWAVLFDLDGTLIDTAPDFIRIIKQMCAKHNHPCPTEEAIREQVSAGARAMVRLMFGDELAEVADSDEKLLAYRQEFLDLYEQDICVDSRLFDGLDKLLNTLENQGIQWGIVTNKPRYLAEQLLDKLDLAKRCAVLVCPDDVVNTKPDPEPMFLATDRLNQTFGTNIECKNCIYVGDHIRDIQAGQASGMTTVAVGFGYIVPDENPDDWGADKVVQTPDELTDWVLGKIQEVMA, via the coding sequence ATGACCTCAAAGATTTGGGCGGTGTTGTTTGATTTGGACGGTACGCTCATCGATACTGCCCCTGATTTTATTCGCATCATCAAGCAGATGTGTGCTAAGCACAACCACCCATGCCCCACAGAAGAGGCGATACGAGAGCAAGTGTCAGCAGGGGCTAGGGCGATGGTGCGTTTGATGTTTGGCGATGAGCTGGCAGAGGTGGCGGACAGTGATGAGAAACTGCTCGCCTATCGCCAAGAGTTTTTGGATTTGTACGAACAAGACATCTGTGTCGATAGCAGACTCTTTGATGGCTTGGATAAGCTACTAAACACCCTTGAAAATCAAGGCATTCAGTGGGGGATTGTCACCAATAAACCCAGATATTTGGCAGAACAGCTCCTTGATAAGTTAGACCTAGCCAAACGCTGTGCGGTACTGGTTTGCCCTGATGATGTGGTCAATACCAAGCCTGACCCAGAGCCGATGTTTTTGGCGACAGACAGACTCAATCAAACATTTGGCACAAACATTGAGTGCAAAAACTGCATCTATGTGGGTGACCACATCAGGGACATACAGGCAGGGCAAGCATCTGGCATGACCACTGTGGCTGTTGGCTTTGGTTATATCGTTCCTGATGAAAATCCTGATGATTGGGGAGCTGATAAAGTGGTGCAGACACCTGATGAGCTGACCGATTGGGTGTTGGGCAAAATACAGGAGGTGATGGCGTGA
- the folK gene encoding 2-amino-4-hydroxy-6-hydroxymethyldihydropteridine diphosphokinase: protein MVSCFIGLGGNIANEHGTPIEHLQNAITAFKNSPHFDKVVVSSFYTSKAYGVTDQPDFVNAVLKADTNLSPLDLLDFCQSLENTAGRVRLRHWGERSLDVDILLYGDEVIDNERLIVPHKELTLRNFVVIPMLELDDTLMIDGKPLKELSTAGDWQGLEILKN, encoded by the coding sequence ATGGTCAGTTGTTTTATTGGACTTGGGGGCAACATCGCCAACGAACACGGCACGCCCATTGAGCACCTACAAAACGCCATTACCGCCTTCAAAAACAGCCCCCATTTTGACAAGGTGGTGGTGTCGTCTTTTTATACCTCAAAAGCCTATGGCGTTACCGACCAGCCTGATTTTGTCAATGCTGTGTTAAAAGCCGATACCAATTTGTCGCCACTGGATTTACTAGATTTTTGTCAATCGCTTGAAAATACAGCAGGGCGAGTTCGCTTACGCCACTGGGGCGAACGCTCGCTTGATGTGGATATTTTGCTTTATGGTGATGAAGTGATTGACAATGAGCGTTTGATTGTTCCACACAAAGAATTGACCCTAAGAAATTTTGTGGTCATTCCAATGCTCGAACTTGATGATACGCTGATGATTGATGGCAAGCCTTTAAAGGAGCTTTCGACAGCTGGCGACTGGCAGGGGCTTGAAATTTTAAAAAATTAA
- the pcnB gene encoding polynucleotide adenylyltransferase PcnB: MATKTPKKPKHNKVVKTVHAAKSLNLQKSTLPHSIVEVVGTLKKAGFDAYIVGGGVRDGLLGFAPKDFDAVTDARPHEIKAIFGGRCRIIGRRFQLAHVYSGREMIEVATFRAPPKDDTHTTDEGMITRDNVWGDIEQDFARRDFSINALYYDPIAGEVLDFCGALTDLQNRTLRLLGDASVRVEEDPVRLLRALRFKAKLGFEFDDALQKQFHADNWALLEQVSTHRLYDETQKMFGGGYLTPLLPILFEHGAMDSLMVYPPDEPSALMTAAAINTDKRILAGKSVNPAFIYATMLWGNYLHQLAKFKKKGLPFHEAQIKAAAKTIDAQRIKTAIPKFAEQFIADIWILQSKLVNPKIKDIAQLERLPKFRAAFDFLVLRERFDDHPLTEPTGDMAAWWQAYQDANASEKAMMIESFGAAAGTPKRRRRDRKADNISLELEQLRELSLRHDKPTAKPKPLFVVAPQADTKDEMVDVPSFAMVEYSEEDFAKLLANDEPYIPASRHRRRKPSSTLSILEQQQGLSESKPPKKSKATTAKNTKKKSASPKKATPKTASSDELGDKPKRRRSRKSNAKPKADTI, from the coding sequence ATGGCGACCAAAACGCCGAAAAAGCCAAAACATAACAAAGTGGTGAAAACCGTACACGCTGCCAAATCACTCAATCTACAAAAATCAACTTTGCCACACAGCATTGTTGAGGTGGTTGGCACGCTCAAAAAAGCAGGATTTGATGCCTATATCGTGGGCGGTGGTGTGCGTGATGGTTTGCTTGGATTTGCCCCAAAGGATTTTGATGCGGTGACAGATGCTCGTCCGCATGAGATTAAGGCGATTTTTGGAGGGCGTTGTCGTATCATTGGACGACGCTTTCAGCTTGCCCATGTCTATTCTGGGCGTGAGATGATTGAAGTGGCGACTTTTCGAGCACCGCCCAAAGACGACACCCACACCACCGATGAGGGTATGATTACCCGTGATAATGTGTGGGGCGATATTGAGCAGGATTTTGCTCGTCGTGATTTTTCCATCAATGCTTTGTATTATGACCCAATCGCAGGCGAGGTATTGGATTTTTGTGGGGCATTGACCGACCTTCAAAACCGCACGCTTAGATTGCTTGGCGACGCATCGGTGCGTGTTGAAGAAGACCCTGTACGACTGCTTCGTGCTTTGCGTTTTAAGGCCAAATTGGGTTTTGAGTTTGATGATGCACTACAAAAGCAGTTTCATGCCGATAATTGGGCATTGCTTGAACAGGTCTCTACGCATCGACTGTATGACGAAACTCAAAAAATGTTTGGCGGGGGCTATCTGACACCGTTATTGCCGATTTTATTCGAGCATGGGGCGATGGACAGCTTGATGGTGTATCCACCCGATGAGCCGTCTGCATTGATGACCGCCGCCGCCATCAATACCGATAAGCGTATTTTGGCAGGCAAAAGCGTCAATCCTGCTTTTATTTATGCCACGATGTTGTGGGGTAATTATCTGCATCAGCTTGCCAAGTTTAAGAAAAAGGGCTTGCCTTTTCATGAAGCTCAGATTAAGGCGGCTGCCAAAACCATCGATGCCCAAAGAATCAAGACCGCCATTCCTAAATTTGCCGAGCAGTTCATTGCTGATATTTGGATTTTGCAAAGCAAGCTGGTTAATCCAAAAATCAAGGACATCGCCCAGTTAGAACGCTTGCCAAAATTCCGTGCAGCTTTTGACTTTTTGGTGCTAAGAGAGCGATTTGATGACCACCCATTGACCGAGCCAACAGGCGATATGGCTGCGTGGTGGCAAGCATACCAAGATGCTAATGCGTCAGAAAAAGCAATGATGATTGAGAGTTTCGGTGCGGCGGCTGGCACACCAAAACGCCGTCGTCGAGACCGCAAGGCGGATAATATCAGTTTGGAGCTTGAACAGTTACGAGAATTGTCGTTGCGACATGATAAGCCGACCGCCAAGCCTAAGCCACTATTTGTGGTAGCACCGCAGGCAGATACCAAAGATGAGATGGTTGATGTGCCTAGTTTTGCGATGGTTGAGTACAGCGAAGAAGACTTTGCCAAATTGCTTGCCAATGATGAACCATACATTCCAGCATCTCGCCATCGTCGTCGCAAGCCGTCATCGACTTTGAGCATTTTGGAGCAGCAACAAGGATTAAGCGAGTCAAAACCGCCCAAAAAATCCAAAGCAACCACTGCCAAAAATACTAAGAAAAAATCTGCCAGTCCCAAAAAAGCGACACCAAAAACAGCGTCAAGCGATGAGCTGGGCGATAAACCCAAACGCCGCCGCAGTCGTAAATCAAACGCCAAACCCAAAGCGGATACAATCTAA
- the rapZ gene encoding RNase adapter RapZ, which yields MTKQASIIIVSGRSGSGKTSVLNILEDFGFYVIDNLPLSIVPETIKKLTSDDSIHKIALGVDVRAPAADLSSFPKVHDDLIACYGESAITVLYTTATESVLVARFGATRRVHPLMATGVTGNLPKAILSEIELLEPIASLSDIKIDTSYLNTHELKEKVRDYLGVQNQVTINLLSFGFKYGTPIDADFIFDVRVLPNPHWHIELRQQSGEDAPVQAFFAQHPEVDEMAADIATYLNKWLPSFLQNNRHTITIGIGCTGGQHRSVYMTRLIERRLAQSLPNQMRVVAKHREKRYWCC from the coding sequence ATGACAAAACAAGCATCCATCATCATCGTGTCGGGTCGTTCGGGTTCTGGCAAGACTTCGGTGCTCAATATTTTAGAGGATTTTGGGTTTTATGTGATTGATAATTTGCCCTTATCCATCGTGCCAGAGACCATCAAAAAACTCACCTCTGATGACAGTATTCATAAGATTGCTTTGGGCGTTGATGTCAGAGCCCCAGCGGCGGATTTGTCCAGCTTTCCCAAAGTGCATGACGATTTGATTGCTTGTTATGGTGAGAGTGCCATCACGGTATTGTACACAACAGCTACCGAATCGGTGCTGGTGGCTCGTTTTGGGGCAACCAGACGAGTACACCCCTTGATGGCGACAGGGGTGACGGGCAATCTGCCAAAAGCGATTTTGAGTGAGATTGAGCTGTTGGAGCCGATTGCCAGCTTATCTGATATTAAGATTGACACCAGCTATCTCAATACGCACGAGCTAAAAGAAAAAGTGCGTGACTATCTGGGTGTGCAAAATCAAGTAACCATCAATCTGCTGTCCTTCGGTTTTAAATATGGCACACCAATTGATGCTGACTTTATTTTTGATGTCAGAGTGTTGCCAAATCCGCATTGGCACATCGAGCTGCGTCAGCAATCTGGCGAAGATGCTCCTGTGCAAGCATTTTTTGCCCAGCACCCAGAAGTGGACGAGATGGCGGCGGATATTGCCACTTATTTGAATAAATGGCTGCCAAGTTTTTTGCAAAACAATCGCCACACCATCACGATTGGCATTGGCTGTACAGGCGGTCAGCATCGCTCGGTGTATATGACCAGACTGATTGAAAGACGACTGGCACAATCATTACCCAATCAGATGCGAGTGGTTGCCAAGCATCGTGAAAAACGCTATTGGTGCTGTTAA
- the yjgA gene encoding ribosome biogenesis factor YjgA: MIDWSKQDMRVSRTEIKKAHERLQALATPLANLSKKQQKNLPVSEYFLDELSQLASITSAAAKNRQIKRVGKLIIEEDHHSLTQALFECKFTKEQIAKIETWYARLKLSDESTIKQFVKQFNASEFNSIYQLLLWIEYARHLGDDELLTESVADFESYVKEVAILST, from the coding sequence ATGATTGATTGGTCAAAACAAGACATGCGAGTATCTCGCACCGAAATCAAAAAAGCCCATGAACGCCTGCAAGCATTGGCGACACCGCTTGCCAATTTATCCAAAAAACAACAAAAAAATCTGCCTGTCAGCGAGTATTTTTTGGACGAATTAAGCCAGCTTGCCAGTATCACCAGTGCCGCTGCTAAAAATCGCCAAATCAAGCGAGTGGGCAAACTCATCATCGAGGAAGACCACCACAGTTTGACACAGGCATTGTTTGAATGCAAATTTACCAAAGAACAAATCGCCAAGATTGAGACTTGGTATGCACGCCTCAAATTAAGCGATGAAAGCACCATTAAGCAATTTGTTAAGCAGTTTAATGCCAGTGAGTTTAACAGCATTTATCAACTGTTGTTGTGGATAGAGTACGCCCGTCACTTAGGCGATGATGAACTGCTGACCGAAAGCGTGGCGGATTTTGAAAGCTATGTCAAGGAAGTGGCGATTTTATCTACTTGA
- the panC gene encoding pantoate--beta-alanine ligase, whose product MQVFNTIAQLQAQLKAYRDNTIAPKVALVPTMGNLHEGHLTLVNIAKQHADIVVVSIFVNPTQFGAGEDFDSYPRTLDEDCQKLQTVGADMVFAPSVDEMYPTYPPNIQVLSGEITKILCGKSRPTHFDGVGLVVSKLFNIVRPDVAVFGKKDYQQLAIIRQLNDELNFGIQIIGADIVRADDGLALSSRNQYLTDDERRLAPMLNQTLNQLAKHIRQAPFMDYHALVAQAREHLNANGFVVDYLELYNDKLQTVSQSDTKLVVLLAAWLGKARLLDNLQINLN is encoded by the coding sequence ATGCAAGTCTTTAACACCATCGCCCAATTACAAGCACAATTAAAAGCATACCGTGATAACACCATTGCTCCCAAAGTTGCCCTAGTCCCCACGATGGGCAATCTGCACGAAGGGCATTTGACCTTAGTCAATATCGCCAAACAGCACGCTGACATCGTGGTGGTGAGTATCTTTGTCAATCCCACCCAGTTTGGGGCAGGCGAGGATTTTGATAGCTATCCACGCACCCTAGATGAGGATTGTCAAAAACTACAAACGGTGGGGGCGGATATGGTCTTTGCCCCAAGCGTTGATGAAATGTACCCCACTTATCCGCCAAATATCCAAGTATTAAGCGGTGAGATTACCAAGATTTTGTGTGGCAAAAGTCGTCCTACGCATTTTGATGGCGTGGGGCTGGTGGTGTCTAAGCTCTTTAATATCGTGCGTCCTGATGTGGCTGTTTTTGGCAAAAAAGATTATCAGCAATTAGCCATCATCAGACAGCTTAATGACGAATTAAATTTTGGCATACAAATTATCGGAGCGGATATCGTGCGAGCCGATGATGGGCTTGCCTTATCATCTCGCAACCAGTATCTGACGGATGATGAGAGACGATTGGCACCGATGTTAAACCAAACGCTTAACCAGCTGGCAAAGCATATTCGCCAAGCACCATTCATGGACTATCATGCATTGGTGGCACAAGCACGAGAGCATCTGAACGCCAATGGATTTGTGGTGGATTATCTAGAATTATATAATGACAAGCTGCAAACCGTCAGTCAGTCGGATACAAAGTTGGTGGTTTTGTTGGCGGCGTGGCTTGGTAAAGCCAGATTGTTGGATAATCTACAAATTAACCTAAATTAG
- a CDS encoding YciK family oxidoreductase — MNHHDIRAFDYQADSLNGKIILVTGAGDGIGKVAALTYAKCGATVLLLGKTQSKLEAVYDEIESLHLPEPAILPLDLEKATFAQMQELARLIEKEFGHLDGVLHNAAILGALTPLEMYDPITFEQVMRVNSTAVFMLTQALMPLLKAASSGSVVFTSSGVAKPRAFWGAYALSKQSLEGMATIFTQETNNHTTLRFNCINPGATRTNMRAHAFPGEDPYTLKTPEEIMSPYVYLMTDEAAGVKGEVIDCQPKQ; from the coding sequence GTGAACCATCATGATATTCGTGCTTTTGATTATCAAGCAGACAGCCTAAATGGTAAAATTATCCTTGTGACAGGGGCAGGAGACGGCATCGGTAAAGTGGCGGCACTGACCTATGCCAAATGTGGTGCGACGGTATTACTGCTTGGTAAAACCCAAAGCAAACTAGAAGCGGTCTATGATGAGATCGAAAGCCTGCATTTGCCAGAGCCTGCCATTTTGCCATTGGATTTAGAAAAAGCAACTTTTGCCCAGATGCAAGAGCTGGCAAGATTGATAGAAAAGGAATTTGGACATTTGGACGGTGTGCTACACAATGCAGCGATTTTGGGGGCATTAACACCGCTTGAAATGTACGACCCCATTACTTTTGAGCAGGTCATGCGTGTCAATTCGACAGCGGTTTTTATGTTGACTCAGGCACTCATGCCGCTATTAAAAGCCGCCAGTAGCGGTTCGGTGGTTTTTACCAGCAGTGGTGTTGCTAAGCCTCGTGCATTTTGGGGGGCTTATGCTTTATCGAAACAGTCGCTTGAAGGCATGGCGACGATTTTTACCCAAGAAACCAACAATCATACTACTTTAAGATTTAACTGCATCAATCCAGGGGCAACTCGCACCAATATGCGAGCCCACGCTTTTCCTGGCGAAGACCCTTATACCCTAAAAACGCCCGAAGAAATCATGTCGCCTTATGTATATTTGATGACAGATGAAGCGGCAGGTGTGAAAGGCGAAGTGATTGATTGTCAGCCCAAACAATAA
- a CDS encoding thiol:disulfide interchange protein DsbA/DsbL: MKFLLKTSVMATVLGLATLVQAAEFEANKDYQVLPNPENIAGDVIVVREFFWYGCPHCYALEPHMQKWAKTRAKDVAFFQTPAALNPMWEVSARGFYAAQQLGVQEKTHQLLFDAVHKDGKRNIIGSQEELANWYASQGVDKTKFNSLYNSFPVTTKIERSKAGAQRYQLTGVPAVVVHGKYVVTGEDAKVPQVVDFLINKVREEKK; encoded by the coding sequence ATGAAATTTTTACTAAAAACTTCCGTCATGGCGACCGTGCTTGGCTTGGCGACACTTGTCCAAGCTGCCGAGTTTGAAGCGAATAAAGATTACCAAGTTTTACCAAACCCTGAAAATATCGCAGGCGATGTTATCGTGGTGCGTGAGTTTTTTTGGTATGGTTGCCCACATTGCTACGCCCTAGAACCACACATGCAAAAATGGGCAAAAACTCGTGCCAAAGATGTGGCATTTTTCCAAACGCCAGCCGCTCTAAACCCTATGTGGGAGGTGAGTGCTCGTGGTTTTTATGCCGCTCAGCAACTTGGCGTACAAGAAAAAACGCATCAGCTACTGTTTGATGCCGTACACAAAGATGGCAAGAGAAACATCATCGGCTCACAAGAAGAGCTTGCTAATTGGTATGCCTCACAAGGCGTGGATAAGACCAAATTCAACAGTCTATACAACTCATTCCCTGTCACCACCAAAATCGAACGCTCCAAAGCAGGAGCTCAGCGTTATCAACTGACGGGCGTGCCTGCGGTGGTGGTGCATGGCAAATATGTGGTAACAGGCGAAGATGCCAAAGTGCCACAAGTAGTTGATTTTCTTATCAATAAAGTGCGTGAAGAGAAAAAATAA
- the mazG gene encoding nucleoside triphosphate pyrophosphohydrolase, with translation MTPSRNFDDLLALMQRLRTDCPWDAKQTNESLKPYALEEVFELIDAINSNDDQEIKGELGDVLLQVVFHAHLYDEQGRFDMGEVIYALMQKLIRRHPHVFDKENLATDEDVKRRWNEIKAIENAGKPKRLLSDVKTGTALMTAQNLQKQSAKVGFDWANLGGVLDKLQEELGELQAELPTASFAYKTDKLNTAQKDKISDELGDVLFVLTNLARHLDIDAEMALHNANAKFRRRFAFVEQSLLASGQDFDGTNVADMDRLWTMAKLSEQQS, from the coding sequence ATGACACCAAGTCGTAATTTTGATGATTTGCTTGCCTTGATGCAGCGACTACGCACCGATTGTCCTTGGGACGCTAAGCAAACCAACGAAAGTCTAAAACCCTACGCTTTGGAGGAGGTATTTGAGCTGATTGACGCCATCAACAGCAACGACGACCAAGAAATCAAGGGCGAGCTGGGCGATGTGTTGTTGCAGGTGGTGTTTCATGCCCATTTGTATGATGAACAGGGTCGTTTTGACATGGGCGAGGTGATTTATGCTTTGATGCAAAAGCTCATCAGAAGGCACCCTCATGTATTTGACAAGGAAAATCTAGCCACAGACGAAGATGTCAAACGCCGTTGGAATGAGATTAAAGCCATTGAAAATGCTGGCAAGCCCAAACGCTTGTTGTCCGATGTCAAGACAGGTACGGCTTTGATGACTGCCCAAAATCTACAAAAACAATCAGCAAAAGTCGGTTTTGATTGGGCAAATCTAGGCGGTGTGCTGGATAAGCTCCAAGAAGAGTTGGGCGAATTGCAAGCAGAATTACCCACCGCCAGTTTTGCTTATAAAACCGATAAATTGAATACTGCCCAAAAAGATAAAATTAGCGATGAATTAGGCGATGTATTATTTGTGCTGACCAATCTGGCTCGGCATTTGGACATCGATGCAGAGATGGCACTGCACAATGCCAATGCCAAATTTAGACGCCGTTTTGCGTTTGTGGAGCAGTCGTTATTGGCAAGTGGTCAAGATTTTGATGGGACAAATGTAGCAGACATGGACAGGCTTTGGACGATGGCAAAACTTAGCGAACAGCAATCATGA
- a CDS encoding ComEA family DNA-binding protein, protein MRYQLLLTGFVGICQNGLATTVTPHCYTDVHQAYQALIKDKKRSQLININTASVVDLTTLAGVGHQTAQAIVNHRSQYGQFASVDELARVKGIGKATIDKNRHRLTVLHLPSQPKEK, encoded by the coding sequence ATGAGATACCAGCTTTTACTGACTGGATTTGTTGGCATTTGCCAAAATGGACTGGCAACCACGGTAACGCCACATTGCTACACCGATGTGCATCAGGCATATCAAGCACTCATCAAGGACAAAAAACGCAGTCAGCTCATCAATATCAATACTGCTTCTGTGGTTGATTTGACCACATTGGCAGGCGTGGGTCATCAGACTGCCCAAGCCATTGTGAATCATCGCAGTCAATACGGTCAGTTTGCTTCTGTTGATGAACTGGCTAGGGTCAAAGGCATTGGCAAGGCGACCATTGACAAAAACCGCCACCGCTTGACGGTGCTTCATTTGCCCAGCCAGCCCAAAGAAAAATAA